One window of Microbispora sp. ZYX-F-249 genomic DNA carries:
- the dut gene encoding dUTP diphosphatase, protein MSDVEILIHRLDPGLPLPSYAHPGDAGADLYAAEDVELLPGERAVVRTGVAIALPDGYAAFVHPRSGLAARHGVTLVNAPGTIDAGYRGEIRVTMINTDAKDAVRLRRGDRIAQLVVQRVERAAFYEVDRLPGSVRGTNGFGSTGS, encoded by the coding sequence ATGAGCGATGTCGAGATCCTGATCCACCGGCTCGACCCCGGCCTCCCGCTCCCGTCGTACGCCCATCCCGGCGACGCCGGGGCCGATCTGTACGCGGCGGAGGACGTCGAGCTGCTGCCCGGTGAGCGGGCGGTCGTGCGGACCGGTGTCGCCATCGCGCTGCCGGACGGCTACGCCGCCTTCGTCCACCCGCGTTCGGGCCTGGCGGCCCGGCACGGAGTCACGCTGGTCAACGCGCCGGGCACGATCGACGCCGGCTACCGGGGCGAGATCAGGGTGACGATGATCAATACTGACGCCAAGGACGCGGTACGGCTCCGGCGCGGCGACCGCATCGCCCAGCTCGTCGTCCAGCGGGTGGAACGGGCGGCGTTCTATGAGGTCGACCGGTTGCCCGGCTCCGTACGGGGCACGAACGGGTTCGGCTCGACGGGGAGCTGA
- the valS gene encoding valine--tRNA ligase: MTEQRLPAAMPEKPALDGLEAVWVERWEAEGTYRFDRSRGRDEVYSIDTPPPTVSGSLHVGHVFSYTHTDTIARYQRMRGREVFYPMGWDDNGLPTERRVQNHFGVRCDPSMPYDPGFTPPEKPDAKRQVPISRRNFIELCERLTAEDEKAFEELWRRLGLSVDWSMTYATIDAGARAASQRAFLRNLARGEAYVAEAPTLWDVTFRTAVAQAELEDREWPGAFHRIGFERPGEGGEGGEGMVWIETTRPELIPACVALVAHPDDERYRPLFGTTVRTPVFGVEVPVVAHHLAEPDKGSGIAMICTFGDVTDVTWWRELDLPTRPVIGWDGRLLPEPPQGVPAEPYAELAGKTVHSARERIVEMLRESGHLDGEPRKIQRPVKFYEKGDRPLEIVTTRQWYIRNGGRDARLRAELLERGRELEWHPPHMRVRYDNWVEGLAGDWLISRQRFFGVPIPVWYPLDAEGEPIHEAPIVPPESALPVDPSSDVPPGYTEDQRGKPFGFVADPDVMDTWATSSLSPQIAAGWERDDDLFRRVFPMDLRPQAHEIIRTWLFSTVVRSHLEHGGLPWRHAAISGWILDPDRKKMSKSKGNVVTPMGLLEEYGSDAVRYWAANGRPGTDTAFDTGQIKIGRRLAIKILNASKFVLGFRSEGGGEVTAPVDLSMLAALRAVVAEAGEAFEAYDYTRALERTERFFWAFCDDYLELVKARAYAGDASAVAALRRALDVLLRLFAPFLPFVTEEVWSWWREGSVHRAAWPSAGELPEARLGDPAVLDAVAEVLRRVRRAKSEARLSMRAEVSRLTVSGDQAELVRPAQDDLCAAGNVEEFVLEPGDAPLDAVAELTG; this comes from the coding sequence ATGACCGAACAGCGACTCCCCGCAGCCATGCCCGAGAAACCCGCACTCGACGGCTTGGAAGCGGTATGGGTAGAGCGCTGGGAGGCCGAGGGCACCTACCGGTTCGACCGGTCCCGGGGCAGGGACGAGGTCTACTCCATCGACACCCCGCCGCCCACCGTGTCCGGGTCCCTCCATGTGGGGCACGTCTTCTCCTACACGCACACGGACACGATCGCCCGCTACCAGCGGATGCGGGGGCGCGAGGTCTTCTACCCGATGGGATGGGACGATAACGGCCTGCCCACCGAGCGCCGCGTGCAGAACCACTTCGGCGTGCGCTGCGATCCCTCCATGCCGTACGACCCGGGCTTCACGCCGCCGGAGAAGCCGGACGCCAAGCGGCAGGTGCCGATCTCCCGCCGGAACTTCATCGAGCTGTGCGAGCGGCTGACCGCCGAGGACGAGAAGGCGTTCGAGGAACTGTGGCGCCGTCTCGGCCTGTCGGTGGACTGGTCGATGACGTACGCGACCATCGACGCGGGCGCCCGGGCGGCGTCCCAGCGCGCGTTCCTGCGCAACCTCGCCCGCGGCGAGGCGTACGTCGCCGAGGCCCCGACCCTGTGGGACGTGACGTTCCGCACGGCCGTGGCCCAGGCCGAGCTGGAGGACCGGGAGTGGCCCGGCGCCTTCCACCGGATCGGCTTCGAGCGGCCCGGCGAGGGCGGTGAGGGCGGCGAGGGCATGGTGTGGATCGAGACCACCCGCCCCGAGCTGATCCCGGCCTGCGTGGCGCTGGTCGCCCACCCCGACGACGAGCGGTATCGGCCGTTGTTCGGCACCACCGTCCGCACCCCGGTCTTCGGGGTCGAGGTGCCGGTCGTGGCCCATCACCTCGCCGAGCCGGACAAGGGCTCGGGCATCGCGATGATCTGCACGTTCGGCGACGTCACCGACGTCACCTGGTGGCGCGAGCTCGACCTGCCGACCCGGCCGGTGATCGGCTGGGACGGCCGCCTGCTCCCCGAGCCGCCGCAGGGCGTGCCCGCCGAGCCGTACGCCGAGCTGGCCGGCAAGACGGTGCACAGCGCGCGCGAGCGCATCGTGGAGATGCTGCGCGAGTCCGGCCACCTGGACGGCGAGCCGCGCAAGATCCAGCGGCCGGTGAAGTTCTACGAGAAGGGCGACCGGCCGCTCGAGATCGTCACCACCCGGCAGTGGTACATCCGCAACGGCGGCAGGGACGCGCGGCTGCGCGCCGAGCTGCTGGAGCGCGGCCGGGAGCTGGAGTGGCATCCGCCGCACATGCGGGTCAGGTACGACAACTGGGTCGAGGGCCTGGCGGGCGACTGGCTGATCTCCCGCCAGCGGTTCTTCGGCGTGCCGATCCCGGTCTGGTACCCGCTCGACGCCGAGGGCGAGCCGATCCACGAGGCGCCGATCGTCCCGCCCGAGTCGGCGCTGCCGGTCGACCCGTCCAGCGACGTGCCGCCGGGATACACCGAGGACCAGCGGGGCAAGCCGTTCGGCTTCGTCGCCGATCCCGACGTCATGGACACGTGGGCGACGTCCTCGCTGAGCCCGCAGATCGCCGCCGGGTGGGAGCGCGACGACGACCTGTTCCGCCGCGTCTTCCCGATGGACCTGCGGCCCCAGGCCCACGAGATCATCCGTACCTGGCTGTTCTCCACGGTCGTGCGTTCGCACCTGGAGCACGGTGGGCTGCCCTGGCGGCACGCGGCGATCTCGGGATGGATCCTCGACCCCGACCGCAAGAAGATGTCGAAGTCCAAGGGCAACGTCGTCACGCCCATGGGGCTGCTGGAGGAGTACGGCTCCGACGCGGTCCGCTACTGGGCGGCGAACGGGCGTCCCGGCACCGACACGGCGTTCGACACCGGGCAGATCAAGATCGGCCGGCGGCTGGCCATCAAGATCCTGAACGCGTCGAAGTTCGTGCTCGGATTCCGGTCCGAGGGCGGCGGCGAGGTCACCGCGCCGGTCGACCTGTCCATGCTGGCCGCGCTGCGGGCGGTCGTCGCCGAGGCCGGCGAGGCGTTCGAGGCGTACGACTACACCCGGGCGCTGGAGCGGACCGAGCGGTTCTTCTGGGCGTTCTGCGACGACTACCTGGAGCTGGTCAAGGCCCGCGCGTACGCCGGGGACGCCTCGGCCGTCGCGGCCCTGCGGCGGGCGCTCGACGTGCTGCTGCGGCTGTTCGCGCCGTTCCTGCCGTTCGTGACCGAGGAGGTCTGGTCGTGGTGGCGGGAGGGCTCGGTGCACCGCGCCGCCTGGCCGTCCGCCGGCGAGCTGCCCGAGGCGCGGCTCGGCGACCCCGCGGTGCTCGACGCCGTGGCGGAGGTGCTCCGCCGTGTCCGGCGGGCGAAGTCCGAGGCGCGGCTGTCGATGCGGGCCGAGGTCTCCCGGCTGACCGTGTCGGGAGACCAGGCGGAGCTGGTCCGGCCGGCCCAGGACGACCTGTGCGCGGCCGGCAACGTCGAGGAGTTCGTCCTCGAACCCGGTGACGCCCCGCTCGACGCGGTCGCCGAGCTGACCGGCTGA
- a CDS encoding sensor histidine kinase: MTEPRDASERGTPQILPPSGEAGSATTPDSATTPGSGTTPGSPAPAGAQAAGPTRRMSSPMGTGPYRSQVPPPPSGPPAWDGPPPLVAHPVQRGNLLDEIRSLQNRISIRWRLTLTYAALVFVAGALLVMVMYVLVGQAIDVGWQNVPKIYLPSGIVPQEWVDQVNRQFGQSQAAVTAAARSELLKRALLALLGVGIFALMLGYVVADRALRPVMKMTATARKLSETSLAHERIDLQGPDDELKELADTFDAMLTRLNTAFDAQRRFVDNASHELRTPLAINRTVLEVALSDPEASDDLKVLGRTLLGTTARNERLIEGLLLLARSERELSVRKPVDVQEVARTAVEQLAPFAGEEGVTVEHDLHPAATTGDPVLIERCVSNLVENGIKHNLGESGKVWVRTGIVDGGAVVQVANTGPHVPAYEVESLFEPFRRLNADRVQSAKGAGLGLSIVRAIVRAHGGTVAAVPRDGGGLVVTVRLSGTGGSPGTPQSAR, translated from the coding sequence GTGACCGAACCGCGTGACGCCTCCGAGAGGGGGACGCCGCAGATCCTCCCGCCGTCCGGCGAAGCGGGATCCGCGACGACGCCGGATTCCGCGACGACGCCGGGTTCCGGGACCACGCCGGGCTCGCCGGCTCCGGCTGGAGCACAGGCGGCCGGTCCGACCCGCAGGATGTCGAGCCCGATGGGCACCGGCCCCTACCGCAGCCAGGTGCCGCCGCCGCCCAGCGGCCCGCCCGCCTGGGACGGGCCGCCGCCGCTGGTCGCCCACCCGGTGCAGCGGGGCAACCTGCTCGACGAGATCAGGTCGCTGCAGAACCGGATCAGCATCCGGTGGCGCCTGACCCTCACGTACGCCGCGCTGGTCTTCGTCGCGGGCGCGCTGCTGGTGATGGTCATGTACGTGCTGGTCGGCCAGGCGATCGACGTCGGCTGGCAGAACGTGCCGAAGATCTACCTTCCGAGCGGCATCGTGCCGCAGGAGTGGGTCGACCAGGTCAACAGGCAGTTCGGCCAGTCGCAGGCGGCGGTGACCGCGGCGGCGCGCAGCGAACTGCTGAAGCGGGCGCTGCTGGCGCTGCTGGGCGTGGGGATCTTCGCTCTGATGCTCGGCTACGTCGTGGCCGACCGGGCCCTGCGGCCGGTCATGAAGATGACGGCGACCGCGCGGAAGCTGTCGGAGACCTCGCTCGCCCACGAGCGCATCGACCTCCAGGGCCCCGACGACGAGCTGAAGGAGCTGGCCGACACCTTCGACGCCATGCTCACCCGGCTCAACACCGCCTTCGACGCCCAGCGGCGGTTCGTGGACAACGCCTCGCACGAGCTGCGCACGCCGCTGGCGATCAACCGCACGGTGCTGGAGGTGGCGCTGTCCGACCCCGAGGCCTCCGACGACCTGAAGGTGCTCGGGCGTACGCTCCTGGGCACCACGGCCCGCAACGAGCGGCTCATCGAGGGCCTGCTGCTGCTCGCCCGCAGCGAGCGCGAGCTGTCGGTGCGCAAGCCCGTGGACGTCCAGGAGGTCGCCAGGACGGCGGTGGAGCAACTGGCCCCCTTCGCCGGGGAGGAGGGCGTCACGGTCGAGCACGACCTGCACCCGGCGGCCACGACAGGCGACCCCGTACTCATAGAACGCTGCGTCTCCAACCTGGTTGAGAACGGCATCAAGCACAATCTTGGTGAATCCGGAAAAGTATGGGTCCGGACGGGAATTGTGGACGGGGGTGCGGTTGTTCAGGTCGCGAACACGGGACCGCACGTTCCCGCGTACGAGGTGGAGAGCCTGTTCGAGCCGTTCCGACGGCTGAATGCCGACCGGGTGCAGTCCGCCAAGGGCGCGGGTCTCGGCCTGTCCATCGTCCGCGCGATCGTCCGCGCGCACGGCGGTACGGTCGCCGCCGTTCCCCGAGACGGGGGCGGCCTCGTGGTGACGGTACGACTCTCCGGGACCGGGGGCTCTCCGGGGACGCCGCAGTCGGCGCGCTGA
- a CDS encoding AI-2E family transporter, translated as MAAWSWRLLLLGAMVYFLWQIIGRISFVVMPVVVALLLAALLYPLTRRLRSAGLRPIYATWITMLLGLALIVGIGFLIGVRANEEFPRLVLQIQVTVRNVQDWLLHGPLHLKEAQIADFVDQLSSQITQYRSQITSTVLSGATAVVEVLTSIVLILFVTFFLLKDGERIWGWFLRAFGDTAPRVDRAGRAAWATISHYVHGTVAVAAIHGVVIGVVLAGMRVPLWAPLAVLVFLASFVPVVGILLAGGIATLVTFGSQGWVYALIFVGVLVVEQQLENHVLQPLIVGRALEFHPLAIILVLAVGGVLGGIAGAVVAVPLTAVIYRALPELRRGQPAIEPPAEGGPHGGEEAGPPDTEPGAPEPAPEPAPGHDSSGRGGQEPETARPSPGAGEAVSPQRNG; from the coding sequence ATGGCCGCGTGGAGTTGGCGGCTGCTGCTGCTCGGCGCGATGGTCTATTTCCTGTGGCAGATCATCGGCAGGATCAGCTTCGTCGTCATGCCGGTGGTCGTGGCGCTGCTGCTCGCGGCCCTGCTGTATCCGCTGACGCGGCGGCTGCGCTCCGCCGGGCTCCGGCCGATCTACGCGACGTGGATCACGATGCTGCTGGGCCTGGCGCTGATAGTCGGCATCGGATTCCTGATCGGCGTGCGGGCGAACGAGGAGTTCCCCCGGCTGGTCCTGCAGATCCAGGTCACCGTGCGCAACGTGCAGGACTGGCTGCTGCACGGCCCCCTTCACCTGAAGGAGGCGCAGATCGCCGACTTCGTGGACCAGCTCAGCAGCCAGATCACCCAATATCGCAGCCAGATCACCAGCACGGTGCTGAGCGGCGCCACCGCGGTCGTCGAGGTGCTCACCTCGATCGTGCTGATCCTCTTCGTGACCTTCTTCCTGCTGAAGGACGGCGAACGGATCTGGGGCTGGTTCCTGCGCGCCTTCGGCGACACCGCGCCGCGGGTGGACCGGGCGGGCCGGGCGGCCTGGGCGACGATCTCGCACTACGTGCACGGCACGGTCGCGGTCGCGGCCATCCACGGGGTCGTGATCGGAGTGGTGCTCGCCGGGATGCGGGTGCCGCTGTGGGCGCCCCTCGCGGTGCTCGTCTTCCTGGCGAGCTTCGTCCCGGTCGTCGGCATCCTGCTGGCGGGCGGCATCGCGACGCTGGTGACCTTCGGTTCACAGGGCTGGGTCTACGCCTTGATCTTCGTGGGCGTCCTCGTGGTCGAGCAGCAGCTCGAAAACCACGTGCTCCAGCCGCTCATCGTCGGCCGGGCCCTGGAGTTCCACCCCTTGGCGATCATCCTCGTCCTCGCGGTGGGCGGCGTGCTCGGCGGTATCGCGGGCGCCGTGGTGGCCGTGCCGCTCACGGCGGTCATCTATCGCGCGCTGCCCGAGCTGCGCCGCGGTCAGCCCGCGATCGAGCCGCCGGCGGAAGGAGGCCCGCACGGCGGCGAGGAGGCCGGCCCCCCGGACACGGAGCCCGGCGCACCCGAGCCCGCACCCGAGCCCGCACCCGGGCACGACTCCTCCGGGCGGGGCGGGCAGGAACCGGAGACGGCACGCCCGTCCCCGGGAGCGGGGGAGGCGGTGTCTCCCCAGCGCAACGGGTAG
- a CDS encoding potassium channel family protein, whose amino-acid sequence MRVTIAGAGAVGRSIAAELLENGHQVLLIDIDPHAIKIDSVPRAEWLLADACEISSLDEAGLNSCQVVIAASGDDKVNLVVSLLAKTEYGVPRVVARVNHPKNEWLFNESWGVDVAVSTPRLLSALVEEAVSVGDLVRLMTFRQGQANLVELTLAEDAPVVGQRAGSVPWPVDAALVAILREGRVLVPSADDPLEAGDELLFVANQEVEHELTVLLSAHERP is encoded by the coding sequence ATGCGCGTCACCATCGCCGGCGCCGGAGCCGTCGGCCGCTCCATCGCGGCGGAGCTCCTGGAGAACGGCCACCAGGTCCTGCTCATCGACATCGACCCCCACGCCATCAAGATCGACAGCGTGCCGCGGGCCGAATGGCTGCTCGCCGACGCCTGTGAGATCTCCTCACTGGACGAGGCCGGGCTGAACAGCTGCCAGGTGGTGATCGCCGCCTCCGGCGACGACAAGGTCAACCTCGTGGTCTCGCTGCTCGCCAAGACCGAGTACGGCGTGCCGCGGGTGGTCGCCCGGGTCAACCACCCCAAGAACGAGTGGCTGTTCAACGAGTCGTGGGGCGTGGACGTCGCCGTCTCCACCCCGCGTCTGCTGTCGGCCCTGGTCGAGGAGGCGGTCAGCGTCGGCGACCTGGTGCGCCTGATGACCTTCCGGCAGGGGCAGGCCAACCTGGTGGAGCTCACGCTGGCCGAGGACGCGCCGGTGGTGGGCCAGCGGGCGGGTTCGGTGCCGTGGCCGGTGGACGCCGCCCTCGTGGCGATCCTGCGCGAAGGCCGGGTGCTGGTCCCCTCGGCCGACGACCCGCTGGAGGCCGGCGACGAACTGCTGTTCGTGGCCAACCAGGAGGTCGAGCACGAGCTCACCGTCCTGCTGTCGGCCCACGAACGTCCCTGA
- a CDS encoding DUF3159 domain-containing protein produces MSTADMTAPAAHATVEAAVRAQMSKALGGRRGIVEAAVPTIAFTGTWVGTSQLKTSLIIGIASAVVLLLVRLAQRTTPQFVLNSLVGIGIGAFFATRTGDAKDVFLPGILYNGAYAAGMLLSIVVRWPVVGFLIGSVTGDPTAWHNDSALVRLCSRLTWLLMLPCLLRVVIQLPLYWADQVTALGVAKIALGWPLQIAALGAMVWVLARGRTPIEPALQSPAQPPTQPSV; encoded by the coding sequence ATGAGCACAGCGGACATGACGGCCCCCGCGGCGCACGCCACCGTTGAGGCGGCCGTTCGTGCCCAGATGAGCAAGGCGCTGGGCGGCAGGCGCGGGATCGTCGAGGCGGCCGTGCCCACGATCGCCTTCACCGGCACGTGGGTGGGCACCAGCCAGCTGAAGACCTCGCTGATCATCGGCATCGCCTCGGCGGTGGTGCTCCTGCTGGTGCGGCTCGCGCAGCGCACGACGCCGCAGTTCGTGCTCAACAGCCTCGTCGGCATCGGCATCGGCGCGTTCTTCGCGACCCGCACCGGCGACGCCAAGGACGTGTTCCTGCCGGGGATCCTCTACAACGGGGCCTACGCCGCCGGCATGCTGCTGTCGATCGTGGTCCGCTGGCCGGTCGTGGGGTTCCTGATCGGCTCGGTGACCGGCGACCCGACGGCCTGGCACAACGACTCCGCGCTGGTCCGGCTGTGCTCGCGGCTGACATGGCTGCTCATGCTGCCCTGCCTGCTGCGGGTGGTGATCCAGCTGCCGCTCTACTGGGCGGACCAGGTGACCGCCCTCGGCGTGGCCAAGATCGCCCTGGGCTGGCCGCTGCAGATCGCGGCACTGGGCGCGATGGTGTGGGTGCTCGCCCGGGGCCGCACCCCGATCGAGCCCGCTCTTCAGTCGCCCGCCCAGCCGCCCACGCAGCCGTCCGTCTGA
- a CDS encoding DUF3710 domain-containing protein yields MLRRRRRVEEETAPAVGREESPAPARTTGPWDSGDDYPEAERVDLGGLRLPVGPGFEIQLSMAGDQVDGVIVLVEESALQVNAFAAPKRSGIWGEVRAELAREVVAAGGAAEEREGPFGPEIAAEVPAQGQAQGRQPVRYVGVDGPRWFLRAVISGRAAVDPEAARILEDVVRDIVVVRGDEPMPPREAIQLRLPAEARQAMEEQGGRREEFRPFERGPEISEIR; encoded by the coding sequence GTGTTGCGACGCCGGCGACGCGTGGAGGAGGAGACCGCGCCAGCCGTCGGGCGGGAGGAGAGTCCCGCCCCGGCGCGGACGACGGGCCCCTGGGACTCCGGCGACGACTACCCGGAGGCCGAGCGGGTGGACCTGGGGGGCCTGCGCCTGCCCGTCGGTCCCGGGTTCGAGATCCAGCTCAGCATGGCGGGCGACCAGGTCGACGGTGTGATCGTCCTGGTCGAGGAGAGCGCCCTGCAGGTGAACGCCTTCGCCGCGCCCAAGCGCAGCGGGATCTGGGGCGAGGTGCGGGCCGAGCTGGCCCGCGAGGTGGTGGCCGCGGGCGGAGCCGCCGAGGAGCGGGAAGGCCCGTTCGGCCCGGAGATCGCGGCCGAGGTGCCCGCACAGGGCCAGGCGCAGGGACGGCAGCCGGTGCGCTACGTCGGCGTCGACGGGCCGCGCTGGTTCCTGCGGGCCGTGATCAGCGGCAGGGCGGCGGTCGACCCGGAGGCGGCGCGGATCCTGGAGGACGTCGTGCGCGACATCGTCGTCGTGCGCGGCGACGAGCCGATGCCGCCCAGGGAGGCGATCCAGCTCCGCCTGCCGGCCGAGGCGCGGCAGGCCATGGAGGAGCAGGGGGGCCGCCGGGAGGAGTTCCGGCCCTTCGAACGCGGGCCGGAGATCAGCGAGATCCGCTGA
- a CDS encoding OB-fold nucleic acid binding domain-containing protein, whose product MGTPEPARRGGLRGFFRRLTTSQAELEAAELQEDLEQQGATPIARCGERQRTCVAGTLRTVTLRPRGGAPALEAELYDGSDVIDLVWLGRRKIAGIEPGRVVRAEGLVSVQDGRKVMFNPRYELRPAGGP is encoded by the coding sequence ATGGGCACGCCGGAGCCTGCCAGACGAGGCGGACTGCGGGGCTTCTTCCGACGGCTGACCACCAGCCAGGCCGAGCTGGAGGCCGCCGAGCTCCAGGAGGACCTGGAGCAGCAGGGGGCCACACCCATCGCCCGGTGCGGTGAGCGTCAGCGGACCTGCGTCGCGGGCACGCTGCGCACCGTCACCCTCCGCCCGCGCGGCGGGGCGCCCGCCCTCGAGGCGGAGCTGTACGACGGGTCGGACGTGATCGACCTGGTCTGGCTCGGCCGCCGGAAGATCGCCGGCATCGAGCCGGGCCGGGTGGTGCGGGCCGAAGGACTGGTCAGCGTCCAGGACGGCCGCAAGGTCATGTTCAACCCCCGTTACGAGCTACGCCCGGCCGGTGGCCCTTGA
- a CDS encoding alpha,alpha-trehalose-phosphate synthase (UDP-forming), with protein MRGTSSFLIVANRLPVDRVGENEWRRSPGGLVTAIAPVMQRRDGAWLGWTGAAGEELKPFDHDGMHLIPIPLSQLEVELYYEGFSNATLWPLYHDVVATPVYSRVLWDAYRAVNDRFARAAADAAAPGAVVWVQDYQLQLVPAMLRKLRPDLKIGFFLHIPFPPGELFYQLPWRNEILEGLLGADLVGFQRPGGAANFLRLCRRLLGVQYLRNEIQLEDRTVRAESFPISVDYGELDQLVREPRIQQRAKEIRAELGDPEHVLLGVDRLDYTKGIGQRLKAFGELLDDGAIKPDEAVFVQVATPTRERVAEYIRLRNDIELRVGRINGEHGVLGRMPISYLHQSYAKEELAALYLAADVMVVTPLRDGMNLVAKEYVACRHDLRGALVLSEFAGAADEMRQAYMVNPYDIDGMKRTMLAAMRATPHELARRMRSLRRRVATYNVDRWASDFLAALESGERAASTE; from the coding sequence ATGCGTGGCACCAGCTCATTTCTGATCGTCGCGAACCGGCTACCGGTCGACCGCGTGGGCGAGAACGAGTGGCGGCGCAGCCCGGGAGGGCTCGTCACCGCCATCGCGCCCGTCATGCAACGCCGTGACGGGGCCTGGCTCGGCTGGACCGGTGCGGCCGGAGAGGAGCTGAAGCCCTTCGACCACGACGGCATGCACCTCATCCCCATCCCGCTGTCCCAGCTCGAGGTCGAGCTGTACTACGAGGGCTTCTCCAACGCCACCCTGTGGCCGCTCTACCACGACGTGGTCGCCACGCCCGTCTACTCGCGCGTGCTCTGGGACGCCTACCGCGCCGTGAACGACCGGTTCGCCCGCGCGGCCGCGGACGCCGCCGCGCCCGGCGCGGTCGTGTGGGTGCAGGACTACCAGCTCCAGCTCGTGCCCGCGATGCTGCGCAAGCTGCGGCCCGACCTGAAGATCGGGTTCTTCCTGCACATCCCGTTCCCGCCGGGTGAGCTGTTCTACCAGCTGCCCTGGCGCAACGAGATCCTCGAGGGCCTGCTCGGGGCCGATCTCGTGGGCTTCCAGCGGCCGGGCGGCGCGGCCAACTTCCTGCGCCTGTGCCGCCGTCTGCTCGGGGTGCAGTACCTCCGCAACGAGATCCAGCTCGAAGACCGCACCGTACGCGCGGAGTCGTTCCCGATCTCGGTCGACTACGGCGAGCTGGACCAGCTCGTCCGCGAGCCCCGCATCCAGCAGCGGGCCAAGGAGATCCGCGCCGAGCTGGGCGACCCGGAGCACGTGCTGCTCGGCGTCGACCGGCTCGACTACACCAAGGGGATCGGCCAGCGGCTCAAGGCGTTCGGCGAGCTGCTCGACGACGGCGCGATCAAGCCGGACGAGGCGGTCTTCGTCCAGGTGGCGACGCCCACGCGGGAGCGCGTCGCCGAGTACATCCGGCTGCGCAACGACATCGAGCTGCGAGTCGGCCGCATCAACGGCGAGCACGGCGTGCTCGGCCGCATGCCGATCTCCTATCTGCACCAGTCGTACGCCAAGGAGGAGCTGGCGGCCCTCTACCTGGCGGCCGACGTCATGGTCGTCACGCCGCTGCGCGACGGCATGAACCTCGTCGCCAAGGAGTACGTCGCCTGCCGCCACGACCTGCGCGGGGCGCTCGTGCTGAGCGAGTTCGCCGGTGCGGCCGACGAGATGCGCCAGGCCTACATGGTCAACCCGTACGACATCGACGGCATGAAGCGGACGATGCTGGCGGCGATGCGGGCGACCCCGCACGAGCTGGCGCGCAGGATGCGCTCGCTCAGGCGCAGGGTCGCCACCTACAACGTGGACAGGTGGGCGAGCGACTTCCTCGCCGCCCTGGAGTCCGGGGAGCGGGCCGCTTCTACGGAGTGA
- a CDS encoding DUF4235 domain-containing protein, which yields MADTVREAKRELGAMDKPDMQWRIVGGLLGLAVGFCSRKVLSFAWEKATGKKPPASADSPDIGLGEAIAYAVVMGLGMEITRIVVTRSAAKKWRNWKDAARDLTP from the coding sequence ATGGCGGACACGGTTCGGGAGGCCAAGCGCGAACTCGGCGCGATGGACAAACCCGACATGCAGTGGCGTATCGTCGGCGGCCTGCTCGGCCTGGCGGTGGGCTTCTGCTCGCGCAAGGTGCTGTCGTTCGCGTGGGAGAAGGCCACCGGCAAGAAGCCGCCGGCCAGCGCCGACTCCCCCGACATCGGGCTCGGCGAGGCGATCGCGTACGCCGTGGTGATGGGCCTGGGCATGGAGATCACCAGGATCGTCGTCACCCGGTCGGCGGCGAAGAAGTGGCGCAACTGGAAGGACGCCGCCCGGGACCTCACTCCGTAG
- a CDS encoding DUF4193 domain-containing protein, with amino-acid sequence MATDYDSPRKTDDDLNEDSLQELQARRSDKSSGSIDIDETDLAESLELPGADLSNEELSLRVIPRQADEFTCSRCFLVHHRSQLASEKNGQQVCRECAA; translated from the coding sequence ATGGCTACCGACTACGACAGCCCGCGTAAGACCGACGACGACCTCAACGAGGACAGCCTCCAGGAACTCCAGGCGCGCAGGAGCGACAAGTCGTCGGGCAGCATCGACATCGACGAGACCGATCTGGCCGAGTCGTTGGAGCTGCCGGGGGCGGATCTGTCGAATGAGGAGCTCTCGCTGCGGGTGATTCCTCGGCAGGCCGATGAATTCACCTGTTCGCGGTGCTTCCTGGTGCACCACCGCAGCCAGCTGGCCTCGGAGAAGAACGGCCAGCAGGTCTGCCGCGAGTGCGCCGCCTAG